Proteins encoded together in one Mus pahari chromosome 9, PAHARI_EIJ_v1.1, whole genome shotgun sequence window:
- the LOC110327114 gene encoding uncharacterized protein LOC110327114 codes for MTSVGKGRKISAGNDHKTMVINCHRISVGCDHGTMVNDGLRTTVGNDHRNTVTKDHRTSVGNDHMTIVNDGLRASVGNDYKVIVTNDYRTTVGNGYSATVYNDSQR; via the coding sequence ATGACCTCAGTCGGTAAGGGCCGCAAGATCTCGGCCGGCAATGACCACAAGACCATGGTCATCAATTGCCACAGGATCTCAGTTGGCTGTGACCACGGGACCATGGTCAACGACGGCCTCAGGACTACAGTCGGCAATGACCACAGGAACACGGTCACCAAGGACCACAGGACCTCGGTCGGCAATGACCACATGACCATTGTCAACGACGGCCTCAGGGCCTCAGTTGGCAATGACTACAAGGTCATTGTCACCAATGACTACAGGACCACGGTTGGCAATGGCTACAGTGCCACGGTCTACAATGACAGTCAACGATGA